The proteins below are encoded in one region of Paenarthrobacter ilicis:
- a CDS encoding exonuclease SbcCD subunit D, whose product MRLLHTSDWHLGRSFHGVGMLDAQRSFVDQLVDFVDTNSVDVVLIAGDVYDRALPGLDVVKLLDDALVRITGTGAAVVLTSGNHDSAIRLGFASRLLARGGVHLRTRVEDLDVPVLLPIGKEQDRGHVALYGVPYLEPRLVAGRLGVETATHFSVTAEAVARITRDVEHRRLEGPVLPVVLAHTFASGGITSESERDLSIGGLGAVPLDLFDGFSYTALGHLHGRQVLAANVRYSGSPLAYSFSEAKHQKGAWLVDIAGDGSVEVQEVAWDAPRKLAILRGTMDALLESPDHAWAEEAYCHITVTDPQRPAQAMERLRTRFPDTLVLAFDPEGAEAKVKTSYSTRLAEARDDLEVCCGFLDHVRDRTATPAEKSAFLEALEAVRLEEAEL is encoded by the coding sequence ATGCGGTTACTCCATACTTCTGACTGGCACTTGGGCCGATCGTTCCACGGCGTTGGGATGCTTGATGCCCAACGCAGTTTCGTGGATCAACTGGTGGACTTCGTGGACACCAACTCCGTGGACGTTGTCCTCATAGCCGGCGACGTTTACGATCGCGCCTTGCCGGGCCTGGACGTCGTCAAGCTGCTTGATGACGCTTTGGTGCGCATCACCGGGACGGGTGCCGCTGTGGTGCTGACCAGCGGCAACCATGATTCCGCCATCCGGCTTGGCTTTGCGTCCCGCCTCCTTGCGCGCGGGGGAGTCCACCTGCGGACCCGGGTGGAGGATCTCGACGTCCCGGTGTTGCTCCCCATTGGCAAGGAACAGGATCGAGGGCACGTGGCGCTGTATGGGGTGCCCTATCTGGAACCCAGGCTTGTAGCCGGGCGCCTGGGAGTGGAGACCGCCACTCACTTTTCCGTGACGGCTGAAGCCGTAGCCCGGATCACGCGGGATGTGGAACACCGGCGCTTGGAAGGCCCGGTTCTTCCCGTTGTTCTGGCGCACACCTTTGCCAGCGGTGGCATCACGTCGGAAAGCGAGCGCGACCTGAGTATCGGTGGGCTCGGAGCGGTGCCACTGGATCTCTTTGACGGATTCTCCTACACCGCCTTGGGTCACCTCCATGGCCGGCAGGTCCTGGCCGCGAATGTACGGTATTCCGGTTCTCCCTTGGCGTATTCCTTCTCCGAAGCAAAACATCAAAAGGGCGCATGGTTGGTGGACATCGCCGGCGATGGAAGCGTGGAAGTCCAGGAGGTTGCCTGGGACGCGCCCCGGAAGTTGGCGATACTACGCGGCACCATGGATGCCCTGCTGGAATCACCGGATCATGCGTGGGCAGAAGAAGCCTACTGCCACATCACGGTCACCGACCCCCAACGTCCAGCCCAGGCCATGGAGAGATTGAGGACCCGTTTCCCGGACACCCTGGTCCTGGCTTTTGACCCCGAGGGAGCCGAGGCCAAGGTCAAAACGAGCTACAGCACCCGCCTTGCGGAGGCCCGGGATGACCTGGAAGTGTGCTGCGGGTTCCTTGACCATGTACGGGACAGAACAGCAACACCGGCAGAAAAATCCGCCTTCCTGGAGGCCTTGGAGGCAGTCCGTTTGGAGGAAGCCGAGCTATGA